A stretch of DNA from Cloacibacillus sp.:
GAGCACAACATCACCTGGGTGCTGCGCAAATACCGCATCGACCTTGAAAAGTACCCCACCAAGGAGAGCGGAAAGATAGTCATCAAGACCTACGCCGAACCGTTCAGGAATCTCTTCTCGCTGAGAAGCTTCAAACTCTGGGACGCGCACGGGGAATTTCTCGGCTCCGCCTATACCTGGTGGGTGCTCCTCGACTTCATAAAACAGCGCCCGATACGTCTGGACAAGTGCGAGCTGATGAACGCCTTCATGGAACAGCTGACGGACGAGCTGCCGACCGACGTGAAGATACCGGCGGTGACGGCCCCCACGATGGAGGAACCGTGGAAGGTGCGCTGGCAGGACCTCGACGTCAACGACCACACCAACCACGCCGTCTACTTCAACTGGGCGCTCGACACGGTGCCCGACGAAGTTCCAGACAAGATGGCGCCGGTTTTTGTCGAGGGAGAGTTTCTCCACCCCATCCCGCGCACAAGGGTACGCTGCCTCACGCAGGAACTTCCCCGCGAAGAGGGGCGGAGCTTCCTCCACTCGCTGCGCCACCAGGAGGACGACACGGAATACGCGAAGCTGTCGTCTCGCTGGCGATAGGCATAACACGATACTACAGGCGGCAAACAGCTTGATTTCACGGCCCT
This window harbors:
- a CDS encoding acyl-ACP thioesterase domain-containing protein: MTELENVLPFSGIDPHGRVKFSVLLEMFQQMADADASKYGLSVRQTLEHNITWVLRKYRIDLEKYPTKESGKIVIKTYAEPFRNLFSLRSFKLWDAHGEFLGSAYTWWVLLDFIKQRPIRLDKCELMNAFMEQLTDELPTDVKIPAVTAPTMEEPWKVRWQDLDVNDHTNHAVYFNWALDTVPDEVPDKMAPVFVEGEFLHPIPRTRVRCLTQELPREEGRSFLHSLRHQEDDTEYAKLSSRWR